One stretch of Aeromicrobium fastidiosum DNA includes these proteins:
- a CDS encoding catalase, protein MTEPDQRPTTTDAGIPVASDEYSLSVGPDGPLLLQDHYLIEQMANFNRERIPERQPHAKGGGAFGTFEVTHDVSEFTRAAVFQPGTTTEVLSRFSTVAGERGSPDTWRDPRGFSLKFYTSEGNFDMVGNNTPVFFIRDPMKFQHFIRSQKRRSDNNLRDHDMQWDFWTAVPESAHQVAWLMGDRGIPRTWRHMNGYSSHTYSWINAAGEQSWVKYHFKTDQGIECFTQDEADQMASADTDYHQRDLFEHIRDGDHPSWTLHMQIMPFEDAKTYRINPFDLTKVWPHADYPLHEVGRLTLNRNVTDYHTEIEQASFEPNNSVAGTGLSPDKMLLARGFSYSDAHRARLGVNYRQIPVNRPKSPVNSYSKDGLMRMDNVTDPVYAPNSYGGPAADPSLTDDGGRWRSDGEMVRAAYTLRPEDDDWTQAGTLVREVMDEAARGRLVDNVVGHLLNGVSEPVLARAFDYWTQIDADLGAKIQQGVRDKADEKDPKADEQGNDARSSMQDKA, encoded by the coding sequence ATGACCGAACCCGACCAGCGCCCCACGACCACCGATGCCGGCATCCCGGTCGCGAGCGACGAGTACTCGTTGTCGGTCGGCCCCGACGGGCCGCTCCTGCTGCAGGACCACTACCTGATCGAGCAGATGGCCAACTTCAACCGCGAGCGCATCCCGGAGCGCCAGCCGCACGCGAAGGGCGGCGGAGCCTTTGGCACCTTCGAGGTGACCCACGACGTCAGCGAGTTCACTCGCGCGGCCGTCTTCCAGCCCGGCACCACGACCGAGGTGCTGTCGCGGTTCTCGACCGTCGCCGGCGAGCGCGGCAGCCCGGACACGTGGCGCGATCCCCGTGGCTTCTCGCTGAAGTTCTACACGTCCGAGGGCAACTTCGACATGGTCGGCAACAACACGCCGGTCTTCTTCATCCGCGACCCCATGAAGTTCCAGCACTTCATCCGTTCGCAGAAGCGGCGGTCCGACAACAACCTGCGCGACCACGACATGCAATGGGACTTCTGGACGGCTGTGCCCGAGTCGGCGCACCAGGTGGCGTGGCTGATGGGCGACCGTGGCATCCCGCGCACGTGGCGCCACATGAACGGGTACTCGAGCCACACCTACTCGTGGATCAACGCCGCAGGCGAGCAGTCGTGGGTCAAGTACCACTTCAAGACCGATCAGGGCATCGAGTGCTTCACGCAGGACGAGGCCGACCAGATGGCGTCCGCCGACACCGATTACCACCAGCGCGACCTGTTCGAGCACATCCGCGACGGCGACCACCCCAGCTGGACGCTGCACATGCAGATCATGCCGTTCGAGGACGCCAAGACGTACCGCATCAACCCGTTCGACCTCACCAAGGTGTGGCCGCACGCCGACTACCCGCTGCACGAGGTGGGTCGCCTGACGCTGAACCGCAACGTCACCGACTACCACACCGAGATCGAGCAGGCCTCGTTCGAGCCCAACAACTCGGTGGCCGGCACGGGCCTGTCTCCCGACAAGATGCTGCTGGCCCGCGGCTTCAGCTACTCCGACGCGCACCGCGCCCGGCTCGGCGTCAACTACCGCCAGATCCCGGTCAACCGGCCCAAGTCGCCGGTCAACAGCTACTCCAAGGACGGGCTGATGCGGATGGACAACGTGACCGACCCGGTCTACGCGCCCAACTCGTACGGCGGTCCGGCGGCCGATCCGTCGCTGACCGACGACGGCGGTCGCTGGCGCTCGGACGGTGAGATGGTGCGCGCCGCCTACACGTTGCGGCCCGAGGACGACGACTGGACGCAGGCCGGCACGCTCGTCCGTGAGGTCATGGACGAAGCGGCGCGCGGGCGCCTGGTCGACAACGTCGTCGGCCACCTGCTCAACGGCGTGAGCGAGCCGGTGCTGGCCCGTGCTTTCGACTACTGGACGCAGATCGACGCCGATCTCGGCGCGAAGATCCAGCAGGGCGTGCGCGACAAGGCCGACGAGAAGGACCCGAAGGCCGACGAGCAGGGCAACGACGCCCGCTCGAGCATGCAGGACAAGGCCTGA
- a CDS encoding NAD(P)H-dependent flavin oxidoreductase, with product MALVPALAGRLALPVVGSPLFICSGPELVTAQCQAGVIGSFPALNARPASLLGDWIDQIVEQNATFAGANPGRPVAPFAVNQIVHRSNDRLEQDMAVIVEHRVPIVITSLGARPEINDAVHSYGGIVLHDVISNEYAHKAIEKGADGIIAVAAGAGGHAGAQSPFALLREIREWFDGPLLLSGAIAHGSSVLAAQAAGADLAYVGSAFLSTHEANTADGYKQMIVDSAAKDIVYSNLFTGIHGNYLRGSIEAAGLDPDDLAVSDPSAMNFGSGSGAGAKAWKDIWGSGQGIGAIRQRMSVAELVAQLAAEYDEALERVRHLADARPVPATSA from the coding sequence ATGGCACTCGTCCCCGCACTCGCCGGCCGGCTGGCCCTGCCCGTCGTCGGCTCGCCGCTGTTCATCTGCTCGGGGCCCGAGCTCGTGACCGCGCAGTGCCAGGCCGGGGTCATCGGCTCGTTCCCGGCGCTCAACGCCCGTCCGGCGAGCCTGCTGGGCGACTGGATCGACCAGATCGTCGAGCAGAACGCGACGTTCGCCGGCGCCAACCCGGGACGACCGGTCGCTCCGTTCGCGGTCAACCAGATCGTGCACCGCTCCAACGACCGGCTCGAGCAGGACATGGCCGTCATCGTCGAGCACCGCGTGCCGATCGTCATCACGTCGCTGGGCGCTCGGCCGGAGATCAACGACGCCGTCCACTCCTACGGCGGCATCGTGCTGCACGACGTCATCAGCAACGAGTACGCGCACAAGGCGATCGAGAAGGGTGCCGACGGCATCATCGCGGTCGCCGCCGGCGCGGGCGGGCACGCCGGAGCGCAGTCGCCTTTCGCCCTGCTCCGTGAGATCCGCGAGTGGTTCGACGGTCCGCTCCTGCTCTCGGGGGCCATCGCCCACGGCAGCTCCGTGCTGGCCGCGCAGGCCGCCGGTGCCGACCTCGCGTACGTCGGATCGGCCTTCCTGTCGACGCACGAGGCCAACACGGCCGACGGCTACAAGCAGATGATCGTCGACTCCGCGGCCAAGGACATCGTCTACAGCAACCTGTTCACGGGCATCCACGGCAACTACCTGCGCGGCAGCATCGAGGCCGCGGGGCTCGACCCCGACGACCTCGCGGTCTCCGACCCGTCCGCCATGAACTTCGGCTCCGGCTCCGGCGCCGGTGCCAAGGCGTGGAAGGACATCTGGGGCTCCGGGCAGGGCATCGGTGCCATCCGTCAGCGCATGTCGGTCGCCGAGCTCGTGGCCCAGCTCGCCGCGGAGTACGACGAGGCGCTCGAGCGCGTGCGGCACCTCGCCGACGCGCGACCGGTGCCCGCGACGTCGGCTTGA
- a CDS encoding alkene reductase: MSDVFEPIKVGAWDLPQRFVMAPLTRNRAGEKQVPRDIAVTYYGQRAGAGLIITEGTQPSAVGQGYLNTPGIHSPEQIEGWRAVADEVHAKGGRIVVQLMHVGRIAHPDNKHGLETVAPSSIQLEGQIITAGGQLDHAVPRALETDEIAGIVEEFVHASRSAIEAGLDGVELHAANGYLLHQFLGPKSNVRTDQYGGSPENRARLVIEVAQAVVEAIGADKVGIRISPAHNVQGVVEEDAADVAATYGSLVDGLAPLGLAYLSVLADPSTELFADLRTRFGGIVIANTGFASVTQLDEVKQIVDGGQADLVAVGREFIANPDLAERWRTGAELNEPNPETFYGGDAEGYTDYPTLAEAAQ, encoded by the coding sequence ATGTCAGATGTGTTCGAGCCGATCAAGGTCGGTGCCTGGGATCTTCCGCAGCGCTTCGTGATGGCGCCGCTGACCCGTAACCGCGCCGGTGAGAAGCAGGTCCCCCGCGACATCGCCGTGACCTACTACGGCCAGCGCGCCGGGGCCGGCCTCATCATCACCGAAGGCACTCAGCCCAGCGCTGTGGGCCAGGGCTACCTGAACACCCCCGGCATCCACTCCCCCGAGCAGATCGAGGGCTGGCGCGCCGTAGCTGACGAGGTGCACGCCAAGGGCGGGCGCATCGTCGTCCAGCTCATGCACGTCGGACGCATCGCGCACCCCGACAACAAGCACGGCCTCGAGACCGTCGCACCCAGCTCGATCCAGCTCGAGGGCCAGATCATCACCGCCGGGGGCCAGCTCGACCACGCGGTCCCGCGCGCGCTCGAGACCGACGAGATCGCCGGCATCGTCGAGGAGTTCGTGCACGCCTCGCGCAGCGCGATCGAGGCCGGTCTGGACGGCGTCGAGCTGCACGCCGCCAACGGCTACCTGCTGCACCAGTTCCTCGGCCCCAAGTCGAACGTCCGCACCGACCAGTACGGCGGCTCGCCCGAGAACCGTGCTCGCCTGGTGATCGAGGTCGCGCAGGCCGTGGTCGAGGCGATCGGTGCCGACAAGGTCGGCATCCGCATCTCCCCCGCCCACAACGTGCAGGGCGTCGTCGAGGAGGACGCCGCCGACGTGGCCGCGACCTACGGGTCCCTGGTCGACGGCCTCGCACCGCTGGGCCTGGCCTACCTCAGCGTGCTGGCCGATCCGTCGACCGAGCTGTTCGCCGACCTGCGCACCCGCTTCGGCGGCATCGTGATCGCGAACACCGGCTTCGCCAGCGTGACACAGCTCGACGAGGTCAAGCAGATCGTCGACGGCGGACAGGCCGATCTGGTCGCGGTCGGTCGCGAGTTCATCGCCAACCCCGACCTGGCCGAGCGCTGGCGCACGGGGGCCGAGCTCAACGAGCCGAACCCCGAGACGTTCTACGGCGGCGACGCCGAGGGCTACACCGACTACCCGACGCTGGCCGAAGCCGCGCAGTAG
- a CDS encoding CoA transferase subunit A yields MTKTSTATDALTPHLRDRMTIAVGGFGLSGIPTELIETVRDAGVRDLTIVSNNMGVDGLGLGLLLENQQVTKVISSYVGENKLFAQQYLDGTLEVEFNPQGTLAERMRAGGAGIPAFYTRTGVGTSVADGKPLAEFDGVTYVQERAIVADLSLVHAHTGDPYGNLRYRLAARNFNPAVATCGRVTVAEVEHLVDAVDPELVQTPGVYVTSVVHTVGRTKHIEKRTTRPPTEASA; encoded by the coding sequence ATGACCAAGACCAGCACCGCCACGGACGCCCTGACCCCGCACCTGCGCGACCGCATGACGATCGCGGTCGGCGGATTCGGCCTCAGCGGCATCCCCACCGAGCTCATCGAGACGGTGCGCGACGCGGGCGTGCGAGACCTGACGATCGTCTCCAACAACATGGGCGTCGACGGCCTCGGGCTCGGTCTGCTGCTCGAGAACCAGCAGGTCACCAAGGTCATCTCCTCGTACGTGGGCGAGAACAAGCTCTTCGCGCAGCAGTATCTCGACGGGACGCTCGAGGTCGAGTTCAACCCGCAGGGCACCCTCGCCGAGCGGATGCGGGCCGGCGGGGCGGGCATCCCGGCCTTCTACACCCGCACGGGCGTCGGCACGAGCGTCGCCGACGGCAAGCCCCTCGCGGAGTTCGACGGCGTGACATACGTGCAGGAGCGGGCGATCGTCGCCGATCTGTCGCTCGTCCACGCCCACACCGGCGACCCGTACGGCAACCTGCGCTACCGCCTCGCCGCCCGCAACTTCAACCCCGCCGTCGCGACCTGCGGACGCGTGACGGTCGCCGAGGTCGAGCACCTCGTCGACGCCGTCGACCCCGAGCTCGTGCAGACCCCGGGCGTGTACGTGACGTCGGTCGTGCACACCGTCGGCCGCACCAAGCACATCGAGAAACGCACGACCCGACCCCCGACGGAGGCCTCCGCATGA
- a CDS encoding NAD-dependent epimerase/dehydratase family protein has protein sequence MAGDALLVGCGDLGADIGLRLAALGHDVVAIRRRAELVPAPLRGVSADLTAAPPDLPPLGLEHLVIALTARPRSEESYRATYVDGMGRALDALEAAGHSPRRAVLISSTAVLGDAGPGQLLDETTPCHPTDGPGRMLLEAERLFADRVPGGTVLRLSGLYGHGEPRLVDQVRRGDVTDPHRWTNRIHRDDAAAAAVHLLTRADPPLPLYLGTDDEPSLLGDVAAFVAGRIDAPQPPAADAAQGHGKRLSNALLRASGWVPEYPTYREGYGSQL, from the coding sequence ATGGCCGGTGACGCGCTGCTGGTGGGCTGCGGCGACCTCGGGGCCGACATCGGGCTGCGGCTGGCAGCCCTCGGGCACGACGTCGTCGCGATCCGGCGACGGGCCGAGCTGGTGCCCGCTCCGCTGCGGGGCGTCAGCGCCGACCTCACCGCCGCGCCGCCGGACCTTCCCCCGCTCGGGCTCGAGCACCTGGTCATCGCCCTGACGGCCCGGCCCCGCAGCGAGGAGTCGTACCGCGCGACGTACGTCGACGGGATGGGCCGGGCGCTCGATGCACTGGAGGCGGCAGGCCACTCGCCCCGTCGCGCCGTGCTCATCTCGTCGACGGCCGTGCTGGGCGACGCCGGGCCGGGCCAGCTGCTCGACGAGACGACGCCGTGCCACCCGACCGACGGGCCTGGGCGGATGCTCCTGGAGGCCGAGCGACTGTTCGCCGACCGGGTACCGGGCGGCACGGTGCTGCGGCTGTCGGGCCTGTACGGGCACGGCGAGCCACGGCTGGTCGACCAGGTGCGCCGCGGCGACGTCACCGACCCGCACCGGTGGACCAACCGCATCCACCGCGACGACGCCGCTGCTGCCGCCGTGCACCTGCTCACCCGCGCCGACCCGCCCCTGCCCCTCTACCTCGGCACCGACGACGAGCCGTCCCTGCTGGGCGACGTCGCAGCCTTCGTGGCCGGACGAATCGACGCTCCGCAGCCGCCCGCGGCCGATGCGGCGCAGGGGCACGGCAAGCGGCTGTCGAACGCGCTGCTCCGTGCCAGCGGATGGGTGCCCGAGTACCCGACGTACCGCGAGGGCTACGGCTCGCAACTCTGA
- a CDS encoding alpha/beta fold hydrolase yields MSFVTVGQEQGQDIQLFVEDHAPLSDSGSGQTVVLIHGYPLDGRSWEKQTRALLEAGYRVVTYDRRGFGQSSQPTVGYDYDTFASDLNHVLEALDLTDVVLVGFSMGTGEVARYISTYGSARIAKAAFLASLEPFLLQTDDNPAGVPAEVFDGIKKAATDDRFAWYDDFYRDFYNLDENLGTRISEAVVRGSWNTAVGASWFAASAVVPTWLTDFRADIPTIDVPSLIVHGTADNILPIDSTGREFTKLLPSATYVEIEGAPHGLLWTHAQEINTILLDFLAS; encoded by the coding sequence ATGTCGTTCGTCACCGTCGGCCAGGAGCAGGGCCAGGACATCCAGCTGTTCGTCGAGGACCACGCGCCGCTGAGCGACAGCGGCTCGGGGCAGACCGTCGTGCTGATCCACGGCTACCCGCTCGACGGCCGCTCGTGGGAGAAGCAGACCCGCGCGCTGCTCGAGGCGGGCTACCGCGTCGTGACGTACGACCGCCGCGGATTCGGCCAGTCGAGCCAGCCGACCGTGGGCTACGACTACGACACGTTCGCGTCCGACCTCAACCACGTGCTGGAAGCGCTCGACCTGACCGATGTCGTGCTGGTCGGCTTCTCGATGGGCACGGGCGAGGTCGCTCGTTACATCAGCACCTACGGCAGCGCGCGCATCGCCAAGGCCGCCTTCCTCGCCTCGCTCGAGCCGTTCCTGCTGCAGACCGACGACAACCCCGCGGGCGTCCCGGCCGAGGTGTTCGACGGCATCAAGAAGGCCGCGACCGACGACCGCTTCGCCTGGTACGACGACTTCTACCGCGACTTCTACAACCTCGACGAGAACCTCGGCACCCGCATCAGCGAGGCCGTCGTCCGTGGCAGCTGGAACACCGCCGTGGGTGCCTCTTGGTTCGCCGCGTCGGCCGTCGTCCCGACCTGGCTGACCGACTTCCGTGCCGACATCCCGACGATCGACGTCCCGTCGCTGATCGTGCACGGCACCGCCGACAACATCCTGCCGATCGACTCGACGGGCCGGGAGTTCACCAAGCTGCTGCCGTCGGCCACCTACGTCGAGATCGAGGGCGCTCCGCACGGCCTGCTGTGGACACACGCGCAGGAGATCAACACGATCCTCCTCGACTTCCTGGCCAGCTGA
- a CDS encoding HU family DNA-binding protein, with protein sequence MNKNELIAHVADKTGSSKADAGAALDAVLDGIADQLAEGNQVVLAGFGTFETRDRAARTGRNPQTGESIDIAASTSAAFKPAAALKRKVAGN encoded by the coding sequence GTGAACAAGAACGAGCTCATCGCACACGTCGCCGACAAGACCGGCTCGTCGAAGGCCGACGCGGGCGCTGCCCTCGACGCCGTGCTCGACGGAATCGCCGACCAGCTCGCCGAGGGCAACCAGGTCGTCCTCGCCGGCTTCGGCACCTTCGAGACGCGTGACCGCGCCGCTCGCACGGGCCGCAACCCGCAGACCGGCGAGTCGATCGACATCGCCGCCTCGACGTCGGCCGCGTTCAAGCCCGCCGCTGCGCTCAAGCGCAAGGTCGCCGGCAACTGA
- a CDS encoding alpha-hydroxy-acid oxidizing protein, translating into MTPTDRTATPAAQPTEVGPGRRRQGEIYQAGTVGRLPVVPTSFEELERRARRASSTKGWAYVAGGAGEGRTMRNNRAAFDRWAIVPRMAHGGATRDLSVDVAGTRLSSPLLLAPVGAGQLIDADCDLHVARAAAATGVPYVFTNQGGTPMEECAAEMGSTPHWMQLYWSTDEGLVDSLIQRAEASGAAALVVTLDTTTLGWRPQDLTLGSLPFAKGLGIGQYTSDPRFREIVADRIRAAKASGATSDVKITPGAVRALLAMTRNHPGSFWKNLRHPVPRASVETFLDIYSNPGLSWDHIATLRDRTSLPVVLKGILHPDDARTALELGVDAIVVSNHGGRQVDSSIASLDALIAIRDAIGPDPTVLLDSGIRTGADVFMALAHGADACLLGRPYMYGLAVGGQRGVEEVVANIVAELDLTMALTGATDVKDVPRDMVVPNPSR; encoded by the coding sequence ATGACCCCGACCGATCGCACCGCCACCCCCGCAGCGCAGCCCACCGAGGTGGGGCCGGGACGCCGTCGCCAAGGCGAGATCTACCAGGCGGGCACGGTCGGACGCCTCCCGGTCGTCCCGACGAGCTTCGAGGAGCTCGAGCGCCGGGCGCGACGCGCCAGCTCGACGAAGGGCTGGGCCTATGTCGCGGGCGGTGCCGGCGAGGGCCGGACGATGCGCAACAACCGGGCCGCCTTCGACCGCTGGGCGATCGTGCCGCGCATGGCGCACGGCGGAGCCACACGCGACCTGTCGGTCGACGTCGCTGGCACCCGGCTGTCGTCGCCGCTGCTGCTCGCGCCCGTCGGGGCCGGGCAGCTGATCGACGCCGACTGCGATCTGCACGTCGCGCGCGCGGCCGCGGCCACCGGCGTCCCCTACGTGTTCACCAACCAGGGCGGCACCCCCATGGAGGAGTGCGCCGCCGAGATGGGCTCGACACCCCACTGGATGCAGCTCTACTGGAGCACCGACGAGGGCCTCGTCGACAGCCTCATCCAGCGCGCCGAGGCCAGCGGGGCCGCGGCGCTCGTCGTCACGCTCGACACGACGACCCTCGGCTGGCGGCCGCAGGACCTCACGCTCGGGTCGCTGCCGTTCGCGAAGGGCCTCGGCATCGGCCAGTACACGTCAGACCCCCGGTTCCGCGAGATCGTCGCCGACCGCATCCGCGCCGCGAAGGCGTCCGGTGCGACCTCCGACGTCAAGATCACACCGGGTGCCGTACGGGCGCTGCTGGCGATGACCCGCAACCACCCGGGCTCGTTCTGGAAGAACCTGCGCCACCCCGTGCCGCGGGCGTCGGTCGAGACGTTCCTCGACATCTACTCCAACCCCGGCCTCAGCTGGGACCACATCGCGACGCTGCGCGACCGCACCTCGCTGCCCGTCGTGCTGAAGGGCATCCTTCACCCCGACGACGCGCGCACGGCCCTCGAGCTCGGGGTGGACGCGATCGTCGTGTCCAACCACGGCGGTCGTCAGGTCGACAGCTCGATCGCCTCGCTCGACGCGCTCATCGCGATCCGCGACGCTATCGGCCCCGACCCCACCGTGCTGCTCGACAGCGGCATCCGCACGGGTGCCGACGTGTTCATGGCCCTCGCGCACGGGGCGGACGCCTGCCTGCTGGGCCGCCCCTACATGTACGGGCTCGCGGTGGGCGGCCAGCGCGGCGTCGAGGAGGTCGTCGCCAACATCGTCGCCGAGCTCGACCTCACGATGGCGCTGACGGGTGCGACCGATGTCAAGGACGTCCCGCGCGACATGGTGGTGCCCAACCCGTCACGCTGA
- a CDS encoding CGNR zinc finger domain-containing protein — translation MNAAETPSLLLDLVNSRIVWPDGVRDEIGDDTEAAAWLRRRGGSGSADEIAGAREVRPVLVELLRGLSGVETLDPWVTAMRRRAELRSGRLEWTLDVPDRLVVGARAVEEWDALQSPSGSRIRPCADPDCQHFLIDRSAANRRRWHAMDQCGNRTKARRHYARTRAGDDATPVG, via the coding sequence ATGAACGCTGCCGAGACGCCGTCGCTGCTGCTCGACCTCGTCAACTCCCGCATCGTCTGGCCCGATGGGGTGCGCGACGAGATCGGCGACGACACGGAGGCTGCCGCGTGGCTGCGTCGCCGCGGCGGATCGGGCTCGGCCGACGAGATCGCCGGGGCTCGCGAGGTGCGACCCGTGCTGGTCGAGCTGCTGCGCGGCCTGTCGGGTGTCGAGACGCTCGACCCGTGGGTCACGGCGATGCGCCGGCGCGCTGAGCTGCGGTCCGGTCGCCTGGAGTGGACGCTCGACGTCCCCGACCGTCTCGTCGTGGGCGCACGGGCCGTCGAGGAGTGGGACGCGCTGCAGTCACCCAGTGGGTCGCGCATCCGTCCGTGCGCCGACCCGGATTGCCAGCACTTCCTGATCGACCGCAGCGCGGCCAACCGCCGCCGCTGGCACGCGATGGACCAGTGCGGCAACCGCACGAAGGCCCGCCGGCACTACGCACGCACCCGAGCGGGAGACGACGCGACCCCGGTCGGGTGA
- a CDS encoding ABC1 kinase family protein, producing MSVHADRTIPQLPRVDHLIRDSARLAAIPGLTEQALRWHHDAVDQRVVVAREASRLATPRIWPDTIASLATTGWRMVSAAAPAAPFQLLALASAAVGLRVEPPRASTSTLARVQRLVRTSGPAYVKLGQFIATGDGLVPDEWVKAFAWCRDEAPKLPVGVALEVIARELGPERDRLEWIDDEPLAAGSIGQVHRGRLTDGTDVVIKVLRPGLRRRFRTDIETLALAAAAAERVNENARSANLTGFVELFAQLALEELDFRLEAANLVDSSAVLEAMGADHMIAPRPIPGMVTEKVLVMELLPGVSYSRLDPTRHLDGERLLTTGIRGVVEATLRHGVFHGDLHAGNVLIDEDHGTFSLVDFGIAGRLTAVQRAGLVQYLAAWAGNDARGQVEAMQSFGAIEHGAPLDTIVAELQVELDLLQERAHGQVTFDQLGVTLGRLLQVLARNGFRMPKDLVLFFKNLLYLSGFAASVAPDTDVLEVVQGILLDLLSDPETGLAAAVA from the coding sequence ATGAGTGTCCACGCTGACCGCACGATCCCGCAGCTCCCGCGCGTCGACCACCTGATCCGTGACTCTGCCCGTCTCGCCGCGATCCCAGGCCTCACCGAGCAGGCGCTGCGCTGGCACCACGACGCGGTCGACCAGCGAGTTGTCGTGGCGCGTGAGGCCAGCCGGCTCGCCACGCCCCGCATCTGGCCCGACACGATCGCGTCGCTGGCGACGACGGGGTGGCGCATGGTGAGCGCCGCCGCGCCTGCCGCGCCGTTCCAGCTGCTGGCGCTCGCCTCGGCTGCCGTCGGTCTGCGGGTCGAGCCGCCGCGGGCCAGCACGAGCACGCTCGCCCGCGTGCAGCGGCTGGTGCGCACGAGTGGCCCCGCCTACGTCAAGCTCGGCCAGTTCATCGCGACCGGCGACGGACTCGTGCCCGATGAGTGGGTCAAGGCCTTCGCGTGGTGCCGCGACGAGGCACCGAAGCTGCCCGTCGGTGTTGCGCTCGAGGTCATCGCCCGCGAGCTGGGCCCCGAGCGCGACCGGCTCGAGTGGATCGACGACGAGCCGCTCGCCGCAGGATCGATCGGCCAGGTGCATCGCGGGCGGCTGACCGACGGCACCGACGTCGTCATCAAGGTGCTGCGTCCGGGGCTGCGGCGCAGGTTCCGCACCGACATCGAGACCCTGGCCCTCGCCGCGGCGGCCGCCGAACGCGTCAACGAGAATGCCCGGTCGGCCAACCTCACGGGGTTCGTCGAGCTGTTCGCCCAGCTGGCGCTCGAGGAGCTCGACTTCCGGCTGGAGGCGGCCAACCTGGTCGACTCCAGCGCGGTGCTCGAGGCCATGGGGGCCGATCACATGATCGCGCCGCGCCCCATCCCCGGCATGGTCACCGAGAAGGTCCTGGTCATGGAGCTGCTGCCGGGTGTCTCGTACTCGCGCCTTGACCCCACGCGCCACCTCGACGGTGAGCGGCTGCTCACGACGGGCATCCGCGGCGTCGTCGAGGCCACGCTCAGGCACGGTGTCTTCCACGGCGACCTGCACGCCGGCAACGTCCTGATCGACGAGGACCACGGCACGTTCTCGCTGGTCGACTTCGGCATCGCCGGACGTCTGACGGCTGTCCAGCGAGCGGGCCTCGTGCAGTACCTCGCAGCCTGGGCCGGCAACGACGCCCGCGGTCAGGTCGAGGCGATGCAATCTTTCGGGGCCATCGAGCACGGCGCCCCGCTCGACACGATCGTCGCCGAGCTGCAGGTCGAGCTCGACCTGCTGCAGGAGCGGGCCCACGGACAGGTGACGTTCGACCAGCTCGGCGTCACCCTGGGACGCCTCCTGCAGGTGCTGGCCCGCAACGGCTTCCGGATGCCGAAGGACCTCGTGCTGTTCTTCAAGAACCTGCTCTACCTGTCGGGCTTCGCGGCGAGCGTCGCCCCGGACACCGACGTCCTGGAGGTCGTGCAGGGCATCCTGCTCGACCTGCTGTCAGACCCCGAGACGGGCCTCGCCGCAGCGGTGGCGTAG
- a CDS encoding IclR family transcriptional regulator, with translation MTQPRDPVAVRLGAVLRALAAEEPDGGTTAGLARRAGLARPTAHRLLTTLAEQGLVDRTAASGRWHLGPELYLLGQAAAPRYDVTDAAREIVSELASETGESAFFSIRRGDETVCLVREDGSFPLRSHVLHEGVRFPLGVASAGLVILAHLPDRDVDDYLSRVDLGAAWGAGHERSPLEARVAETRRDGYATNPGLVVEGSWGMGAAVFDALGSPRWALSLTGVESRFRSERRAELGTLLLDQAHRLGRRLARRDT, from the coding sequence ATGACCCAGCCACGTGATCCCGTCGCCGTCCGTCTGGGTGCCGTGCTCCGCGCGCTCGCGGCCGAGGAACCGGACGGTGGCACGACCGCGGGCCTCGCCCGACGGGCCGGCCTCGCCCGTCCGACCGCTCATCGGCTGCTCACGACACTGGCCGAGCAGGGGCTGGTCGACCGCACGGCGGCGTCCGGTCGTTGGCACCTGGGGCCCGAGCTCTACCTGCTCGGCCAGGCCGCCGCGCCGCGGTACGACGTCACCGACGCTGCCCGCGAGATCGTCTCGGAACTTGCGTCCGAGACGGGGGAGAGCGCCTTCTTCTCGATCCGGCGAGGCGACGAGACGGTGTGCCTGGTGCGCGAGGACGGCAGCTTTCCGCTGCGTTCGCACGTCCTGCACGAGGGCGTCCGCTTTCCGCTCGGCGTCGCGTCGGCGGGGCTCGTGATCCTCGCGCACCTGCCGGACCGCGACGTCGACGACTACCTGTCGCGGGTCGATCTCGGTGCGGCGTGGGGTGCGGGGCACGAGCGCTCCCCATTGGAGGCCCGCGTCGCCGAGACCCGGCGCGACGGCTATGCGACCAATCCCGGTCTCGTCGTCGAGGGCAGCTGGGGGATGGGCGCCGCGGTGTTCGACGCGCTCGGATCGCCGCGGTGGGCGCTGAGCCTGACCGGTGTCGAGTCGCGGTTCCGGTCGGAGCGGCGTGCAGAGCTGGGGACGCTCCTGCTCGACCAGGCGCACCGGCTGGGACGCCGGCTGGCCCGACGCGACACCTGA